A portion of the Calditerricola satsumensis genome contains these proteins:
- a CDS encoding inositol-3-phosphate synthase — translation MGKGKIRIAIAGVGNCASALLQGIELYKNDPSLKDDPIGLMHYDLGGYEPGDIEVVAAFDVDARKVGKPLKEAIFAKPNCTKVFYPNLPDYPVTVQMGPVLDGVSEHMKDYPEDDTFVVANAEPVDVVKVLKESGAEILINYLPVGSEQAARFYAQAALDAGVGFINAIPVFIASDPEWARKFKEKNIPIIGDDIKSQVGATITHRVLTKLLEDRGVKITRTYQLNFGGNTDFLNMLNHARLKSKKKSKTQAVTSEMAVEPDKKNVHIGPSDYVPWLNDNKIAYIRLEGLGFGKVPLELEVKLSVEDSPNSAGSIIDAIRCMKLALDHGEGGVLEAISAYTMKSPPVQITDSVAKQKVEEFIRERAKAPVA, via the coding sequence ATGGGCAAAGGCAAGATTCGAATCGCCATTGCTGGGGTTGGGAACTGCGCCAGTGCGCTGCTTCAGGGGATTGAACTGTATAAAAACGACCCCAGTCTGAAGGACGATCCCATTGGTTTGATGCACTATGATTTGGGCGGTTATGAGCCGGGCGACATTGAAGTGGTTGCCGCGTTCGACGTGGATGCGCGCAAGGTGGGCAAACCGCTGAAGGAAGCGATCTTCGCCAAGCCCAACTGCACGAAGGTGTTCTACCCGAATCTGCCGGACTACCCGGTGACCGTGCAGATGGGTCCGGTGCTCGACGGCGTCTCCGAGCACATGAAGGACTATCCCGAAGACGACACCTTCGTCGTCGCCAACGCCGAGCCGGTTGACGTGGTGAAGGTGCTGAAAGAGAGCGGCGCCGAGATCCTGATCAACTACCTGCCGGTGGGTTCGGAGCAGGCGGCCCGCTTCTACGCGCAAGCGGCGCTGGATGCGGGGGTGGGCTTCATCAACGCCATTCCGGTGTTCATCGCCTCCGATCCGGAGTGGGCGCGCAAGTTTAAGGAGAAGAACATCCCGATCATCGGCGACGACATCAAGTCCCAGGTCGGCGCGACGATCACCCACCGCGTGCTGACCAAGCTGCTGGAAGACCGCGGCGTGAAGATCACCCGCACCTACCAGCTCAACTTTGGCGGGAACACCGACTTCCTGAACATGCTGAACCACGCCCGCCTAAAGTCGAAGAAGAAGTCCAAGACCCAGGCGGTCACCTCGGAAATGGCCGTGGAGCCGGACAAGAAGAACGTCCACATCGGCCCGTCCGACTACGTGCCGTGGCTCAACGACAACAAGATCGCATACATCCGCCTGGAGGGTTTGGGCTTCGGCAAAGTGCCGCTGGAGCTGGAGGTCAAGCTGTCCGTCGAAGACTCGCCCAACAGCGCCGGTTCGATCATCGACGCCATTCGCTGCATGAAGCTGGCGCTGGACCATGGCGAGGGCGGCGTCCTCGAGGCCATCTCCGCCTACACCATGAAGTCCCCGCCGGTGCAAATCACCGACAGCGTGGCGAAGCAGAAGGTCGAGGAGTTCATCCGCGAGCGGGCCAAGGCGCCGGTGGCGTAA
- a CDS encoding NTP transferase domain-containing protein, giving the protein MRAVVLAAGEGRRLRSVHPGPKPLFPLLGLPLIVRTFCTLREAGIADIVVVLGHRGDEVRAALGDGSRWGVRVTYAESPDWEKGNGASVLAAAPHVAGERSWLLLMADHLVTPELVRRVAACTPPEGGVAVGVDFTPARVPDLDEATKVQTDRVTARDAADGGAANQDTRPSVVAIGKDLSAFDGVDCGVFHATSGLLDALRACAEEGRHTLSDGVRRLAAQGRAVACDIGDARWCDVDDPAAVRHARRMLLEQLPTPRDGLISRHLNRKLSVPISAALARFAVTPNQLSFATFLLTALAAGLFAAGAFVAGGVVAQVASVLDGVDGEIARLKFLRSRFGELFDAILDRIGDGLLLAGLTYGTYAATGSEWALLFGALALIGSPLSMMIKDRYRAMTGDLYRPDVHDGWVRYLLANRDGRMFVLFLGGILEQGLATLAVLAFTSLTQAVVRLARLKKFL; this is encoded by the coding sequence GTGCGGGCCGTGGTGCTCGCCGCGGGGGAGGGGCGGCGGCTTCGGAGCGTGCATCCGGGGCCAAAGCCCCTCTTTCCGCTCTTGGGCCTGCCGCTCATCGTTCGGACCTTCTGCACGCTGCGCGAAGCGGGGATTGCCGACATCGTCGTTGTGCTGGGGCATCGCGGCGACGAGGTGCGCGCGGCCCTCGGCGACGGGTCCCGGTGGGGCGTGCGCGTGACGTACGCCGAGAGCCCCGACTGGGAGAAGGGCAACGGGGCGTCGGTTCTTGCCGCTGCGCCGCATGTGGCCGGCGAACGGTCGTGGCTGCTGCTCATGGCCGACCACCTCGTCACGCCGGAGCTGGTGAGGCGCGTGGCCGCCTGCACGCCGCCGGAGGGGGGCGTGGCCGTTGGCGTCGACTTTACGCCCGCGCGCGTCCCCGATCTCGATGAGGCGACAAAGGTACAGACCGACCGGGTGACGGCGCGCGATGCGGCCGACGGAGGTGCGGCAAACCAGGATACCCGACCGTCCGTCGTGGCCATCGGCAAGGATTTGTCCGCCTTTGACGGCGTCGACTGCGGCGTGTTCCACGCCACGAGCGGCCTCTTGGACGCCCTCCGTGCGTGCGCGGAAGAAGGGCGGCACACGCTGTCGGACGGCGTCCGCCGGTTGGCTGCCCAGGGCCGGGCCGTGGCCTGCGACATCGGCGATGCGCGCTGGTGCGACGTGGACGATCCGGCGGCGGTGCGCCATGCGCGGCGGATGCTCCTCGAACAACTGCCCACGCCGCGGGACGGCCTCATCTCCCGCCACCTGAACCGCAAGCTGTCGGTGCCCATCAGCGCGGCTCTCGCGCGTTTTGCCGTGACGCCCAATCAACTCTCCTTCGCCACGTTCCTGCTGACGGCTCTGGCCGCCGGCCTGTTTGCGGCGGGTGCGTTTGTCGCAGGGGGCGTCGTGGCGCAAGTGGCCTCGGTGCTCGACGGTGTCGATGGGGAGATCGCCCGCCTCAAGTTCCTGCGGTCGCGCTTTGGCGAGCTGTTTGACGCCATCCTCGACCGCATCGGTGACGGTCTCCTCCTTGCCGGGCTCACCTATGGGACGTATGCGGCCACGGGCAGCGAATGGGCCCTGCTGTTTGGCGCTTTGGCTCTCATCGGTTCGCCGCTGTCGATGATGATCAAGGACCGCTATCGGGCGATGACCGGTGACCTCTACCGCCCTGACGTTCACGACGGCTGGGTGCGGTACCTGTTGGCCAACCGCGATGGCCGGATGTTCGTCCTCTTTCTCGGCGGGATCCTTGAACAAGGGCTGGCGACACTGGCCGTGCTAGCCTTCACCAGCTTGACCCAAGCCGTCGTGCGCCTGGCGCGATTGAAGAAATTCCTGTAA
- a CDS encoding MFS transporter, with the protein MSRQAWLLAAITGLYVGATALSNTFVNAYLWKLKRDFATLGWFNLAQYVAMGLVFLAAGYLTNRWDRVWALRLGMLAHAAFYLAVLQLGRQAPAYAVPLGLLMGVGMGFFWFGYNVILFDVTDRADRDRFNGANGFITSAMGMVAPLVGGWLIGREALTGYRWVFGLSLLIFALATVLSGFLRPRADADGFRLLPAWRASWSRRTRWHAVMVAMLLEGLREGVFAFLVGVLVIVATGSEWQLGLYATLSSLVSLASYGLVGRTLQPQQRRAAAFVGSLLATAAVLPLFADVTFLTLMVMGVGTAVAYPLFIIPVTSTAFDVIGANPHAVRDRAEYVVMRELALNVGRVLSVAGFLLLIAWRQTPTLLAAYLAFTSLALVGAALWMPQSVPERKPK; encoded by the coding sequence ATGTCGCGGCAAGCCTGGCTCCTCGCCGCCATCACCGGCCTGTATGTCGGCGCCACGGCGCTGTCGAACACCTTTGTCAACGCGTACTTGTGGAAGCTGAAACGCGACTTCGCCACCCTCGGGTGGTTCAACCTGGCCCAATACGTTGCCATGGGGCTGGTGTTCCTGGCCGCAGGGTACCTCACCAACCGCTGGGATCGCGTGTGGGCGCTTAGGTTGGGGATGCTGGCCCACGCGGCCTTTTACTTGGCTGTGCTTCAGCTCGGGCGACAGGCTCCGGCCTATGCCGTTCCCCTTGGCCTCTTGATGGGGGTCGGCATGGGCTTTTTCTGGTTTGGGTACAACGTGATTCTCTTTGACGTGACGGATCGCGCCGATCGTGACCGCTTCAACGGCGCAAACGGATTCATCACGTCGGCGATGGGAATGGTGGCGCCGCTCGTGGGGGGCTGGCTTATTGGGCGCGAGGCCCTGACCGGGTATCGGTGGGTCTTTGGCCTCTCGCTGCTCATCTTTGCGCTGGCCACGGTTCTCAGCGGTTTTCTTCGCCCCCGCGCCGATGCCGACGGGTTCCGCTTGCTACCCGCATGGCGCGCCTCGTGGTCGCGGCGCACGCGCTGGCACGCGGTGATGGTGGCCATGCTCCTCGAAGGCCTGCGCGAAGGGGTGTTTGCCTTTTTGGTGGGCGTTTTGGTGATCGTGGCCACGGGGAGCGAGTGGCAGCTCGGGCTGTATGCCACGCTTTCCTCGTTGGTGTCGCTTGCGTCCTACGGTTTGGTGGGGCGCACCTTACAGCCGCAGCAGCGCCGCGCGGCGGCCTTCGTGGGCAGCCTGCTGGCCACCGCCGCCGTGCTCCCGCTTTTTGCCGACGTCACGTTTCTCACGCTCATGGTTATGGGGGTTGGTACGGCCGTGGCGTACCCGCTGTTCATCATCCCCGTGACCTCAACGGCCTTTGACGTGATCGGCGCCAATCCGCATGCGGTGCGCGACCGCGCCGAGTACGTGGTCATGCGCGAACTCGCCCTCAATGTCGGGCGCGTGCTCAGCGTGGCGGGATTTTTGTTGCTGATTGCCTGGCGCCAGACGCCGACGCTCCTTGCCGCCTACTTGGCGTTTACCAGCTTGGCGCTCGTCGGCGCGGCGCTGTGGATGCCCCAAAGCGTACCGGAGAGGAAGCCCAAATGA
- a CDS encoding YhcN/YlaJ family sporulation lipoprotein, whose product MKKLLTFAVLAGLTGTLAACQAAAPPDTRTPADTRVAPYTTYDRVIPGPASPDRTAPYTAPYTNRPFVRDGLLYDRHDWSVAPYGTRPDRIGPDDTAARINRQLANRVDAVAERVRGVQNATVLISGDNIVIGIKPARPFRNADAVRTVERNVHKNVRAVVPANYEVYVTANPDLVRRTQDLANRMGNGASARVLINDTADLIRDIGRTVTTPLRGLR is encoded by the coding sequence TTGAAAAAGCTGCTGACCTTTGCCGTGCTCGCCGGTTTGACCGGGACGCTGGCCGCATGTCAAGCGGCGGCACCGCCTGACACCCGCACGCCCGCGGACACGCGCGTAGCGCCGTATACGACCTACGACCGCGTGATTCCGGGGCCGGCCTCTCCGGACCGCACGGCGCCGTACACCGCACCGTACACCAACCGCCCGTTTGTGCGCGACGGCCTGCTCTACGACCGCCACGACTGGTCCGTCGCCCCGTACGGGACCCGACCCGATCGGATCGGTCCGGACGACACCGCCGCACGCATCAACCGACAGCTGGCCAACCGCGTTGACGCGGTCGCCGAACGCGTGCGCGGGGTGCAGAACGCCACGGTCCTGATCTCGGGTGATAACATCGTCATCGGCATCAAGCCGGCGCGACCGTTTCGCAACGCGGACGCCGTTCGAACCGTGGAACGCAACGTCCACAAAAACGTCCGGGCCGTGGTTCCGGCCAACTACGAGGTGTATGTGACGGCCAACCCGGATCTCGTGCGGCGCACCCAGGACCTCGCCAATCGCATGGGCAACGGCGCGTCGGCCCGCGTGCTCATCAATGACACCGCCGATCTGATCCGTGACATCGGGCGAACGGTGACGACCCCGTTGCGGGGGTTGCGGTAA
- a CDS encoding N-acetylmuramoyl-L-alanine amidase family protein — MRKGAALCAALTMLAALFGTATAVAEAGGPFLPALPCDILVDAGHGGIDSGSVVEGLEEKHINLALALELGERLRARGYRVVLTRTSDRALSDDVPGTGRGRHARDLLQRKRLADALRPLVFVSLHANWAKDPAKRGGEVLHPANGQSLFLATLLQEALNRHYGLKRHPVPARSYFLLNTVRCPVVIVEAGYLSHPDDRQRLASPADRARLADALADAIHQFLLVFPNVRPRHRDG; from the coding sequence ATGCGCAAAGGCGCGGCCTTGTGCGCCGCGCTGACGATGCTGGCTGCGTTATTTGGCACCGCGACCGCGGTCGCCGAAGCGGGCGGTCCTTTTCTCCCCGCTCTCCCCTGTGATATTCTGGTGGATGCCGGTCACGGGGGTATCGACAGCGGCAGTGTGGTCGAAGGTCTCGAGGAGAAACACATCAACCTGGCCCTCGCCCTGGAACTGGGGGAACGCTTGCGCGCGCGGGGGTATCGCGTGGTCCTGACGCGCACCTCCGATCGCGCCCTGTCCGACGATGTGCCGGGAACCGGGCGCGGGCGCCACGCCCGCGACTTGCTCCAGCGCAAGCGCTTGGCGGACGCGCTGCGCCCCTTGGTGTTCGTGAGCCTGCACGCCAATTGGGCGAAGGATCCGGCCAAGCGAGGGGGAGAGGTGCTCCATCCGGCGAACGGGCAAAGCCTCTTCCTCGCCACGCTGTTGCAGGAGGCGCTCAACCGGCATTATGGCCTGAAGCGCCACCCTGTGCCCGCGCGGTCGTACTTCTTGCTCAACACGGTGCGCTGCCCGGTTGTGATCGTCGAAGCCGGGTACTTGAGCCATCCGGATGACCGCCAGCGGCTTGCTTCTCCGGCCGACCGGGCGCGCTTGGCCGACGCGTTGGCCGACGCCATTCATCAGTTTTTGCTGGTTTTCCCAAATGTGCGTCCTCGACACCGAGACGGTTAA
- a CDS encoding RsmB/NOP family class I SAM-dependent RNA methyltransferase: MELPQPFEERMARWLGEEYAAFRQALEAESVHGLRANRLKVAPEALAARLPFTLEPVPWAPDGFVYGQGERPSRHPYYFAGLYYLQEPSAMLPATLLDVQPGERVLDLCAAPGGKATQIAAALGGRGVLVANDVHPKRIKALVHNLEVQGVTNAVVTNDYPAHLARVFPAYFDKVLVDAPCSGEGMFRKDPALINEWSLDLVNWCIQQQKGLLRHAAAMLKPGGLLVYSTCTFNPEENEAIIEWFLRRHPEFELVDVPHQPGWARGRPDWVDGGRPELARCIRLWPHRVRGEGHFVAVLRKRDAADAAGDVGRVPPAGRPPHLGKQALEVTPPDPWMVEAVARFEAHHFTRPVLTAEGRTLIRFGRRLFLMPPDLPDLSAVRVVRPGWLIGDVKKDRYRPSPALALALSVDDIRPERCVNLPADSDEVMAYLHGEPLGQPLTPGWNLVAVDGYPLGWVRQLPGRQKNHYPETWRLSK; the protein is encoded by the coding sequence ATGGAGCTGCCCCAACCGTTTGAGGAGCGCATGGCCCGATGGCTCGGGGAAGAGTACGCGGCCTTTCGCCAGGCGCTGGAGGCCGAGAGCGTGCACGGGTTGCGGGCCAACCGCCTGAAGGTGGCCCCAGAGGCGCTGGCGGCGCGGCTCCCGTTCACCTTGGAACCGGTTCCGTGGGCTCCCGATGGCTTTGTGTACGGGCAAGGGGAACGGCCTTCGCGCCATCCGTACTATTTTGCTGGCCTGTACTATCTTCAGGAGCCGAGCGCCATGCTCCCGGCCACGCTGCTCGACGTGCAGCCCGGCGAGCGGGTGCTCGACTTGTGTGCGGCACCCGGCGGAAAGGCGACGCAGATTGCCGCCGCTTTGGGCGGCCGCGGCGTGCTGGTGGCCAACGACGTGCATCCCAAGCGCATCAAGGCCCTTGTGCACAACCTTGAGGTGCAGGGCGTCACCAACGCCGTGGTGACGAACGACTATCCGGCCCACTTGGCCCGCGTCTTTCCCGCGTATTTTGACAAGGTGCTTGTCGACGCGCCGTGTTCGGGGGAGGGCATGTTTCGCAAAGATCCGGCCCTCATCAACGAGTGGAGCCTGGACCTTGTCAACTGGTGCATCCAACAGCAAAAGGGTCTCTTGCGCCATGCCGCGGCGATGCTGAAGCCGGGCGGCCTGCTGGTCTATTCCACCTGCACGTTCAACCCGGAGGAAAACGAAGCCATCATCGAATGGTTTTTGCGCCGTCACCCCGAGTTTGAGCTGGTGGACGTGCCGCATCAGCCGGGTTGGGCGCGCGGCCGACCCGATTGGGTCGACGGCGGCCGTCCCGAGCTGGCGCGCTGCATTCGCCTGTGGCCGCATCGCGTGCGGGGCGAGGGGCACTTTGTGGCCGTCCTCCGGAAACGCGACGCGGCGGATGCTGCCGGCGATGTCGGGCGCGTTCCGCCGGCCGGGCGACCGCCACATCTGGGCAAGCAGGCGCTGGAGGTGACGCCGCCCGATCCGTGGATGGTGGAGGCGGTGGCCCGCTTTGAAGCGCACCATTTTACGCGTCCGGTGCTGACCGCTGAAGGGCGGACGCTCATCCGCTTTGGGCGGCGGCTGTTTCTCATGCCGCCGGACCTGCCCGACTTGTCGGCGGTGCGCGTGGTGCGCCCGGGGTGGCTGATCGGCGATGTGAAGAAAGACCGCTATCGCCCGTCTCCCGCGCTGGCGCTGGCGTTGTCCGTTGACGACATTCGGCCGGAGCGGTGCGTCAACTTGCCTGCCGATTCGGATGAGGTGATGGCGTATCTGCACGGGGAACCCCTTGGGCAACCCCTCACGCCCGGCTGGAATCTTGTGGCCGTTGACGGGTATCCCTTGGGATGGGTGCGCCAATTGCCAGGCCGGCAGAAGAATCACTACCCGGAAACCTGGCGCCTAAGTAAATAA
- a CDS encoding ArsR/SmtB family transcription factor — protein sequence MEPLDDVAKLAKALGHPIRVCILDMLLAKRRFCGDLVAQLGLAQSTVSHHLKILRESGLVVAQEQGTWVCYEVNRQRLHDLRNHLDRWLAGERLCGGFPPETERSRSNS from the coding sequence GTGGAACCCCTTGACGACGTCGCAAAGTTGGCCAAAGCGTTGGGCCATCCCATTCGTGTGTGCATCCTCGACATGCTGCTGGCCAAACGCCGGTTTTGCGGCGACCTGGTGGCCCAGTTGGGCTTGGCGCAGTCGACGGTCTCCCATCATCTGAAAATCCTGCGCGAAAGCGGCCTGGTTGTGGCCCAGGAACAGGGCACCTGGGTGTGTTACGAGGTGAACCGCCAGCGGCTGCACGACCTCCGGAACCATCTTGATCGGTGGTTGGCGGGCGAGAGGTTGTGCGGCGGGTTCCCCCCAGAAACTGAACGTTCCCGTTCGAATTCTTGA
- a CDS encoding penicillin-binding protein 1A: MRGWVLIGLALMVTCFVVVAVGVAAVYALGNAWLDERQLDAAEASVVYDIEGKEVARLYVQNREKVSLDRIPDHLKNAVIATEDRRFYQHHGVDLWGVMRALYKDILAMEAVEGASTITQQLARNAFLSHEKTLLRKTKEAILAFAIERRYSKEEILEMYLNYIYFGNGAYGVQAASELYFGKDVSELTLDEAALLAGMPKAPNRYNPLKNPEAAKERRNLVLRLMEEQGYITPAERKAAEQRPIHVVKPKVEREPYNAYLDYVIEEAETRYGITEEELLRGGYHIYTNLIPRMQRVVYEKFSDDALFRYKKQKREPEPLQASMVILNAKTGGIAAIAGGREYVRKGLNRAVDIKRDPGSAIKPLVVYAPALEEGWSPYDMLPDRPMEFGRQKYKPKNYGGRYRGEVTMVDAVRWSVNVPAVWLLDQLGVETGYRYGRAFGLPLPENVANPEHYSLALGSGVGVSPLHMAQAYAALANGGVWTEAHAIRKITSRDEQLIVEAKPDTRRVVSPKTAYYMTEMLQEVVRSGTGKSASFGRPLAGKTGTTQESRDAWFVGYTPTWVGAVWTGFDKNESGAEITGGKTAAPIFKAVMREALRGTKWEDFKRPEGVKPIEPPVTLKPVSGLTGDITVTPNLTVQITLRWTPLDDKRVRYRVYERTPDGRRIARGETDGGVWTYETPTVQPEYRFEVVAVDPEANKEGPPAGPITLSLAPFLAPDGTLRPPAPETPETQSPQHGERSQEGDQPAEPGANPPPPSNPPATPPGQAPNPPAQPPGQPAEPGQPSGPGQPPQVPGDESGLVPMPGQSPLPGTDGPKERRSERSHSPRTKPEAAG; the protein is encoded by the coding sequence GTGAGGGGCTGGGTCCTGATCGGATTGGCACTCATGGTGACGTGTTTCGTGGTCGTGGCGGTCGGCGTGGCGGCCGTCTACGCCTTGGGCAACGCGTGGCTGGACGAACGCCAACTTGACGCAGCGGAGGCGTCGGTGGTCTACGACATCGAAGGCAAGGAAGTGGCCCGCTTGTACGTGCAAAACCGGGAGAAGGTTTCCCTCGACCGCATCCCGGATCACCTGAAAAACGCGGTGATCGCCACGGAAGATCGCCGGTTTTACCAGCATCACGGCGTCGACCTGTGGGGCGTGATGCGCGCGCTCTACAAAGACATCCTGGCCATGGAAGCCGTCGAAGGGGCCAGCACGATCACGCAGCAGCTGGCGCGCAACGCCTTCTTGTCGCATGAAAAGACGCTGCTGCGGAAAACGAAGGAGGCCATTTTGGCCTTTGCCATCGAACGGCGCTATTCCAAAGAAGAGATCCTTGAGATGTACCTGAACTACATCTACTTTGGGAACGGCGCCTATGGCGTGCAGGCGGCATCGGAACTGTACTTCGGCAAGGACGTCTCCGAGCTCACCCTGGATGAAGCGGCGCTTTTGGCCGGCATGCCCAAAGCGCCGAACCGCTACAACCCGCTCAAGAATCCCGAAGCGGCCAAGGAACGCCGCAACCTCGTCCTCCGGCTGATGGAGGAGCAGGGGTACATCACCCCTGCCGAGCGGAAAGCGGCCGAACAGCGGCCCATCCACGTGGTCAAGCCGAAGGTGGAGCGCGAGCCGTACAACGCCTACCTCGACTACGTGATCGAAGAGGCCGAGACGCGCTACGGCATTACCGAGGAGGAGCTGTTGCGCGGGGGCTACCACATCTACACCAACCTGATCCCGCGCATGCAGCGGGTGGTGTACGAGAAGTTCAGCGACGACGCGTTGTTCCGTTACAAAAAACAAAAGCGTGAACCGGAACCGCTGCAGGCCAGCATGGTCATTTTGAACGCCAAGACGGGCGGCATCGCCGCCATCGCCGGCGGCCGCGAGTACGTGCGCAAGGGGCTGAACCGCGCCGTCGACATCAAGCGCGACCCCGGTTCGGCCATCAAGCCGCTCGTCGTGTACGCCCCGGCGCTCGAGGAGGGCTGGTCGCCCTATGACATGCTGCCGGACCGGCCCATGGAATTTGGTCGCCAGAAGTACAAACCGAAAAACTACGGCGGACGGTATCGCGGCGAGGTGACGATGGTTGACGCCGTGCGGTGGTCGGTCAACGTCCCCGCCGTGTGGCTGTTGGATCAGTTGGGGGTGGAGACGGGGTACCGCTACGGTCGGGCCTTTGGCCTGCCCTTGCCGGAAAACGTCGCCAATCCGGAACACTACTCCTTGGCGCTGGGGAGCGGCGTCGGCGTTTCGCCGCTGCACATGGCGCAGGCGTATGCCGCTTTGGCCAACGGGGGCGTGTGGACCGAAGCGCACGCCATTCGCAAGATTACCAGCCGCGACGAGCAACTGATTGTGGAGGCGAAACCGGATACGCGCCGCGTGGTGTCGCCCAAAACGGCGTACTACATGACGGAGATGTTGCAGGAGGTCGTTCGTTCCGGGACCGGGAAATCCGCCAGCTTCGGCCGCCCGCTGGCCGGCAAAACGGGGACCACGCAGGAATCCCGCGACGCGTGGTTTGTCGGGTATACGCCGACGTGGGTGGGCGCGGTGTGGACGGGATTTGACAAAAACGAATCCGGCGCGGAAATTACCGGCGGGAAAACGGCGGCGCCCATATTCAAAGCCGTCATGCGTGAAGCGCTGCGCGGAACGAAATGGGAGGACTTCAAGCGACCGGAAGGCGTAAAACCGATTGAGCCGCCGGTCACGCTGAAGCCGGTGAGCGGCCTGACCGGGGACATCACCGTAACCCCGAACCTTACCGTGCAGATCACCCTGCGCTGGACGCCGCTCGACGACAAGCGCGTGCGCTACCGCGTGTACGAGCGGACGCCTGATGGTCGGCGGATCGCGCGGGGCGAAACCGACGGCGGCGTGTGGACGTACGAGACGCCCACCGTGCAGCCGGAATACCGCTTTGAAGTGGTGGCGGTGGATCCGGAGGCCAACAAAGAGGGGCCGCCCGCCGGTCCGATCACGCTGTCGCTGGCGCCTTTCCTGGCACCGGACGGCACGCTGCGGCCGCCGGCGCCGGAGACGCCGGAGACCCAATCGCCACAGCACGGGGAACGGTCCCAAGAAGGGGATCAGCCGGCCGAGCCGGGCGCGAATCCGCCGCCGCCATCGAATCCGCCGGCAACGCCGCCCGGACAAGCGCCGAATCCGCCGGCTCAGCCGCCCGGGCAACCGGCTGAGCCCGGGCAGCCGTCCGGCCCCGGCCAACCGCCACAGGTTCCCGGTGACGAAAGCGGCCTTGTGCCCATGCCCGGGCAGTCGCCCCTTCCCGGTACCGACGGCCCGAAGGAACGCCGTTCGGAGCGATCCCATTCCCCTCGAACCAAACCGGAAGCCGCGGGCTAA
- a CDS encoding HoxN/HupN/NixA family nickel/cobalt transporter, producing the protein MEELALLAFALLLGLRHALDPDHVVAVSTLVAEERRLWPAAWLGVIWGMGHLLSIAVVGLALFWFRLPLPPRFEEGIEAAIGMLLVGLGMATLWRAVRDRVRFTIHAHNGVIHGHFHRPGHRHPTVNMARRQWITFGIGLLHGLGGSGAVAVLALQMSPTLGVAMLWLLLFGLGSVFGMVFLTLLVAVPTLVATSRRIAVHVGIRIAAGLASLLFGCYMVGSLFFERMA; encoded by the coding sequence ATGGAGGAACTTGCCCTGTTGGCGTTCGCATTGCTGCTGGGGTTGCGGCATGCGCTGGATCCCGACCATGTGGTGGCCGTCTCCACCCTGGTGGCGGAAGAGCGCCGCCTTTGGCCGGCCGCGTGGCTCGGCGTCATCTGGGGGATGGGTCACCTGCTTTCGATTGCGGTGGTGGGACTGGCGCTGTTTTGGTTTCGCCTTCCGCTGCCCCCGCGTTTTGAGGAAGGGATTGAAGCCGCCATCGGGATGCTTCTGGTTGGACTTGGTATGGCCACGTTATGGCGCGCGGTCCGTGATCGCGTGCGCTTTACGATTCACGCCCACAATGGCGTGATTCATGGCCACTTTCATCGGCCCGGCCATCGCCATCCGACGGTGAACATGGCCCGTCGCCAATGGATCACCTTTGGCATTGGCCTGCTGCATGGCTTGGGCGGCAGCGGGGCAGTGGCCGTGTTGGCCCTGCAGATGTCGCCCACACTGGGTGTGGCGATGCTGTGGCTGCTTCTGTTTGGTTTGGGCTCGGTCTTCGGGATGGTTTTCCTGACGCTGCTCGTCGCGGTACCGACGTTGGTGGCGACCTCCCGCAGAATCGCCGTGCATGTCGGGATCCGCATTGCGGCAGGCTTGGCCAGCCTCCTGTTTGGGTGCTACATGGTTGGGAGTCTGTTTTTTGAGAGAATGGCCTGA